From the Thermococcus guaymasensis DSM 11113 genome, one window contains:
- a CDS encoding V4R domain-containing protein, producing the protein MMEDVACLVEPSLKKWREVYKEEKKQKKCAEKVGHLELDPAVYFNVKRPFFVRLSPEDPTYVRTFRMISYGMLKYSPSLRILILRGAGYRLARKLVETNEIRSIDDLPRVFLQQKLGIVDIVEESFNRMKVNLYECMSCYNTTPVGRTLCDFEAGFIQGVMEALIGKNITREVYCWGLGNHFCGFEVIFE; encoded by the coding sequence ATGATGGAAGATGTTGCCTGTCTAGTTGAACCCTCGCTGAAAAAGTGGCGGGAGGTGTACAAAGAGGAGAAGAAACAAAAAAAGTGCGCTGAAAAAGTTGGGCACCTCGAGCTTGATCCAGCGGTATACTTCAACGTAAAAAGGCCGTTCTTTGTAAGACTATCCCCCGAGGATCCAACATACGTCAGAACTTTCAGGATGATCTCGTACGGTATGCTCAAATACAGCCCCTCCCTAAGGATTCTCATTCTCAGGGGCGCAGGTTATAGGTTGGCCCGTAAACTCGTCGAGACCAACGAGATCAGAAGCATAGACGATCTCCCAAGGGTATTCCTGCAACAGAAACTTGGCATAGTCGATATCGTAGAAGAATCCTTCAACCGTATGAAGGTCAACCTCTACGAGTGCATGAGCTGTTACAACACCACACCAGTGGGAAGAACCCTCTGTGACTTCGAGGCCGGCTTCATACAGGGGGTCATGGAGGCCCTCATAGGCAAGAACATTACGAGAGAGGTGTACTGCTGGGGACTTGGCAACCATTTCTGCGGATTTGAAGTCATATTCGAGTGA
- a CDS encoding 4-phosphopantoate--beta-alanine ligase produces the protein MVKIPKSHPRYWSLYYREKIIEGMEKGMTAKAGLIAHGRGEAFDYLIGEKTIEPAERAMKAAVAKLLLAKHPVISVNGNVAALVPKETIELAKALNAKLEINLFYRTEERVKAIAEELRKYDPEIELLGINPTKRIPGLEHERGKVDENGIWKADVVIVPLEDGDRTEALVNMGKFVITIDLNPLSRSARMADITIVDNIIRAYPRMTELAREMKDYSRDELMEIVEAYDNGKTLSDVLIHIRDRLTRLAEEGIWRKKSLD, from the coding sequence ATGGTCAAGATTCCCAAGAGCCATCCGCGCTACTGGAGCCTCTACTACAGGGAGAAAATCATCGAGGGAATGGAGAAGGGTATGACAGCCAAGGCCGGACTGATCGCCCACGGGCGCGGCGAGGCCTTTGACTACCTCATCGGGGAAAAGACAATAGAGCCCGCGGAAAGGGCCATGAAGGCCGCCGTTGCGAAACTGCTCCTAGCAAAGCACCCCGTCATTTCGGTGAACGGCAACGTTGCGGCGCTCGTCCCAAAGGAGACAATAGAGCTCGCCAAGGCCCTCAACGCAAAGCTTGAGATAAACCTCTTCTACAGGACGGAGGAGCGCGTTAAAGCTATAGCTGAAGAGCTCCGCAAGTACGATCCAGAAATCGAGCTCCTCGGCATTAACCCGACGAAAAGGATTCCCGGCCTGGAGCATGAGCGCGGGAAGGTCGATGAAAACGGTATATGGAAGGCAGACGTGGTCATTGTACCTCTGGAGGATGGCGACAGGACGGAGGCGCTCGTAAACATGGGCAAGTTCGTCATCACGATCGACCTCAACCCGCTGTCAAGGAGCGCGAGGATGGCCGACATAACAATAGTGGACAACATAATCCGGGCTTACCCGAGGATGACGGAGCTGGCAAGGGAGATGAAGGACTACAGCAGGGACGAGCTCATGGAGATTGTGGAGGCCTACGATAACGGGAAGACGCTGAGCGACGTGCTCATCCACATAAGGGACAGGCTAACCCGGCTTGCCGAGGAAGGGATCTGGAGGAAAAAAAGTTTGGATTAA
- a CDS encoding helix-turn-helix domain-containing protein: MLEKEKETLARRIAGEIVLSSDPGKTMRKWREIFGISQTELAEHLGVSSSVISDYEGGRRKSPGASTIRKFVEALLEIDENRGGNVIKAFSRTIGVELPTSAILDIREFAIPVTIAELVEAVKGEVVTEGDDLSRRIYGYTVVDSIRAILEMSSEEFLKLYGWTTERALVFTKVSTGRSPMVAVRVQGLKPAVVVVHGVKKLDELAVKLAEKERVPLVVSHAENENELITGLRALVEKSEK; the protein is encoded by the coding sequence ATGCTGGAGAAAGAAAAGGAAACCCTGGCGAGGAGGATAGCGGGCGAAATAGTCCTCTCATCAGACCCTGGAAAGACCATGAGAAAATGGCGCGAAATATTCGGAATCAGTCAGACGGAGCTTGCAGAGCACCTCGGCGTTTCTTCTTCTGTGATAAGTGACTATGAAGGTGGCAGAAGGAAAAGCCCGGGGGCATCAACGATAAGAAAGTTCGTGGAGGCCCTCCTTGAGATAGACGAAAATAGGGGCGGCAACGTCATAAAAGCCTTCAGCAGAACCATAGGCGTAGAACTGCCCACCAGCGCGATACTTGACATCAGGGAGTTTGCAATACCAGTAACAATAGCCGAACTGGTCGAGGCAGTCAAAGGCGAGGTAGTGACAGAGGGGGACGACTTAAGCAGAAGAATCTACGGCTACACTGTAGTTGACAGCATAAGGGCGATCCTTGAAATGAGCAGCGAGGAGTTCCTCAAGCTTTACGGTTGGACGACGGAGAGGGCACTCGTGTTCACAAAGGTCAGCACCGGGAGAAGCCCAATGGTAGCGGTCAGAGTCCAGGGGCTCAAACCGGCCGTTGTCGTGGTGCACGGCGTCAAGAAACTCGACGAACTTGCCGTAAAACTCGCCGAGAAGGAGCGCGTTCCTCTAGTAGTTTCGCACGCTGAGAACGAAAACGAACTCATAACTGGCCTTCGCGCCCTGGTAGAAAAAAGCGAAAAATGA
- a CDS encoding AIR synthase family protein, with translation MPGELLRKYVFRRTGSRRDDVIVGPQEGVDVSVMSAGDDIAIVAHCDPIVGALRRIGWLAVNIACNDVATAGVRPRWILPTILLPEKWDEGMIDEITKDIDNASKELGVAVVGGHTGYAVGSLRPIVVVTAMGTGLRSEVITSAGAGVGDSVYITKGAGIEGTAILASDFRDVLLEKGVSEELIRRAERFMNEISVVKEALALSEAKAVTAMHDATRGGVAEALAELAVASNKTIEVWEDRIPIRPETKAFAEALGFDPLWMISSGTLVFTAPKERAERVREVMDSLGIKYAEIGEVREGKAEVLIHRERGIERIKNPQPERDELARLWEIYPRVG, from the coding sequence GTGCCGGGAGAGCTTTTGAGGAAGTACGTGTTTAGGAGGACTGGATCGAGAAGGGATGACGTCATCGTGGGGCCTCAGGAGGGTGTTGACGTCTCAGTGATGTCTGCCGGTGACGATATTGCTATCGTCGCTCACTGCGACCCCATAGTTGGTGCCTTAAGGAGGATCGGGTGGTTAGCCGTAAACATTGCGTGCAATGATGTGGCCACAGCTGGCGTGAGGCCGAGGTGGATTTTGCCCACTATCCTGCTACCCGAGAAGTGGGATGAGGGGATGATTGATGAGATAACCAAAGACATTGACAACGCCTCAAAGGAGTTAGGTGTAGCTGTCGTAGGTGGGCATACGGGCTATGCAGTGGGTTCCTTAAGGCCTATAGTGGTAGTTACAGCTATGGGCACTGGCTTAAGGAGCGAGGTGATCACTTCTGCGGGGGCAGGCGTGGGGGACTCGGTCTACATAACCAAGGGTGCAGGTATTGAAGGCACGGCCATCTTGGCGAGTGACTTTAGAGACGTGCTGCTTGAGAAAGGTGTTAGTGAGGAGTTGATTAGGAGGGCTGAGAGGTTCATGAACGAGATCAGCGTGGTTAAGGAGGCGCTGGCCCTATCAGAGGCTAAGGCAGTAACAGCGATGCATGACGCGACGAGAGGAGGGGTCGCGGAAGCACTGGCCGAGCTGGCCGTAGCATCAAACAAAACCATCGAGGTTTGGGAGGATAGAATCCCCATCAGGCCTGAGACTAAGGCGTTTGCTGAGGCTCTAGGCTTTGATCCCCTATGGATGATTAGCTCTGGAACGTTGGTATTCACAGCACCTAAGGAACGGGCTGAGAGAGTTAGGGAAGTGATGGACAGCTTAGGCATTAAGTATGCGGAGATAGGTGAAGTGAGGGAAGGAAAAGCTGAAGTATTGATCCACAGAGAGAGGGGGATAGAGAGAATTAAGAACCCCCAACCTGAGAGGGACGAGCTCGCTAGACTGTGGGAGATTTACCCAAGAGTGGGTTGA
- a CDS encoding lipopolysaccharide biosynthesis protein — translation MELKTLLKSTTDLSLATIVMAVSGLFFWIFAARLYSPEDVGTASALISFINLVFALSTIGLNVGLIRFYKEYGKSATGTTIITMLLLSIGLTTAYVVTNPGNIIEAPEIVIGAYLTCVFGALYNALGFVSIPLRRTDVYVKMSFLYGLRILFLLPTRALKAAGMVLATSVGLALATAFGLREFKGEISPTLDLKFIRESFAISMSNYLGSLVNVLPVYLMPTIILMELGREWTGYYYVGFTVGNLLMTPIVALSTVLMRDGDRKLFRKSLVIVLVYWLLATAGVFSLGTHVLSIFGEDYTKALPMLKLIALGLGPFGFVYLGISALTVKGKPSRILAVNLVRGSSFLALSYFLLPEYGITGIGIAWVFAHLLATLLLDPKTF, via the coding sequence GTGGAGCTGAAGACCCTCCTTAAATCCACCACAGACCTGAGTCTCGCAACGATTGTGATGGCCGTAAGCGGCCTCTTTTTCTGGATTTTTGCCGCAAGGCTGTACTCACCGGAGGATGTAGGAACCGCCTCTGCGCTGATATCTTTCATAAACCTCGTTTTTGCGCTCTCAACAATCGGGTTGAACGTTGGCCTAATTAGGTTCTACAAGGAATACGGAAAAAGTGCCACCGGCACAACGATAATAACAATGTTACTGCTCTCAATCGGCCTTACAACTGCATACGTGGTGACAAATCCCGGGAACATCATTGAGGCACCTGAAATTGTTATCGGAGCGTATCTGACCTGCGTCTTCGGCGCGCTTTACAACGCCCTTGGCTTCGTTTCCATTCCCCTCCGGAGAACGGATGTATACGTCAAGATGAGCTTCCTCTACGGCCTGAGGATCCTCTTTCTCCTCCCCACCCGAGCACTGAAAGCAGCGGGAATGGTGCTGGCAACTTCAGTGGGCCTTGCTCTGGCTACGGCCTTTGGCCTGAGAGAGTTTAAAGGAGAGATTTCCCCCACTCTCGACCTGAAGTTCATAAGAGAGAGCTTTGCCATATCCATGAGCAACTATCTCGGATCCCTCGTTAACGTCCTTCCGGTCTACTTGATGCCCACTATTATCCTCATGGAGCTTGGACGGGAGTGGACGGGCTACTACTACGTTGGCTTCACAGTGGGAAACCTTCTGATGACCCCAATAGTCGCGCTCTCCACCGTTCTTATGCGGGACGGCGATAGAAAACTCTTTAGAAAATCACTGGTCATTGTGTTGGTCTACTGGCTTCTGGCAACAGCGGGCGTCTTCAGCCTCGGGACACACGTTCTCTCGATCTTTGGAGAGGATTATACCAAAGCCCTTCCAATGCTCAAGCTCATCGCCCTTGGACTTGGACCGTTTGGGTTCGTTTATCTTGGCATTTCAGCCCTCACCGTCAAAGGCAAACCTAGCAGAATTCTCGCAGTAAACCTCGTCAGGGGTTCGTCTTTTCTGGCTCTTAGTTATTTTCTCCTGCCAGAGTACGGCATAACCGGAATAGGGATCGCATGGGTCTTTGCTCACCTGCTCGCAACGCTCCTCCTCGATCCGAAAACTTTTTAA
- a CDS encoding STT3 domain-containing protein: MTRKRGRKKKETTESTSEKRKVSVAHLVLKSIKSIPKPLIPALITLIALVIRLIPYRLRYPIGYDPYFHLAYLEYVTEHGWANYFPYALGPWGFLINHFHPKGMWGAPYVIYTIGKVLGLSAYGAFKLVPPIFGALTVLALYYTVRRIHSEKAAILSSLILALTFGHIFRSMANYYRGDNYALFWYSIVLLFFSLALFEKNPRKKTVLYTLAGLAGGFSSAFWSAYYIVLVLPLFVALSVSAYSFMRENRFIDALLMALSTGIAALIASAMGRVLGFGMFWEGNWQGEQLLKLTGIKPGPLEDVYLALHLVIILPVTVLIIGALWALKSKVPEKLKKIGTAGTLGIMALVFIGLLWKYSGTFELLSAGLTTFGGAATAEMSKPEWWDIKTAYHVLLVFPLLYPLSLRKPRLSDAFALGSSLPLIVLAGYWTRFLFIGSLGLALLGGIGGAEILKLTRENARPLGALTLTALLLVGGYHSVKATYEVKPIVDEHWENALKYLSDISNENDIVLTWWDHGHWVTYFSHRAAVAQGTPSELVSKFYLGKTTKENLLELGVDYITVSFDTMLKWESVKATAGRTNGYVLIVMPFVGTYGDTALFQNGNYQAAVRKNGVAWNVLVNAAGAQFIPKETWIEDKNGVYLANVTGEKAGNAYLYVNLNYGYAVLMDGDTFKTPFARLMFTNDYPQDYELVYTDGGMVKVFGLLHPNVALVREDEPVLRFENATGDTLRIYGYTDNGERVFYQVYNVSGMREFRIPPDVKGAVIRYTYLKGDRILDRGVFRRSDGWS; this comes from the coding sequence ATGACGAGGAAAAGAGGGAGAAAGAAAAAGGAGACAACTGAAAGTACATCAGAAAAAAGGAAAGTCTCAGTAGCACATCTAGTACTTAAATCAATAAAATCAATTCCAAAGCCCCTCATTCCAGCCCTAATAACACTAATCGCGCTTGTTATACGCCTTATTCCCTACAGACTCAGGTACCCAATAGGGTATGATCCATACTTCCATCTTGCTTACCTTGAATACGTGACGGAGCACGGGTGGGCAAACTACTTCCCCTACGCCCTCGGCCCCTGGGGCTTTCTGATCAATCACTTCCACCCAAAGGGCATGTGGGGGGCTCCGTACGTGATTTACACCATCGGGAAAGTGCTTGGGCTCTCAGCATACGGGGCATTTAAACTGGTGCCTCCCATATTTGGCGCGCTGACGGTTCTGGCCCTCTACTACACTGTCCGGAGAATTCACTCCGAGAAAGCAGCAATTCTATCTTCACTTATATTGGCCCTCACATTCGGCCACATTTTCAGGTCAATGGCGAACTACTACAGGGGCGACAACTATGCCCTCTTCTGGTACTCGATCGTGCTCCTGTTCTTCTCGCTGGCCCTGTTTGAGAAAAACCCCCGGAAAAAAACAGTTCTCTATACCCTCGCTGGCCTCGCCGGCGGCTTCTCAAGCGCCTTCTGGAGTGCCTACTACATAGTCCTCGTCCTCCCGCTCTTCGTTGCACTCAGTGTTTCGGCGTATTCCTTTATGAGAGAGAACAGGTTCATCGACGCACTTCTCATGGCCCTCTCAACGGGAATCGCCGCCCTCATCGCCTCTGCCATGGGACGCGTCCTTGGCTTCGGAATGTTCTGGGAGGGGAACTGGCAGGGGGAGCAGCTCCTGAAACTCACCGGAATAAAGCCAGGGCCCCTCGAAGACGTCTACCTCGCGCTCCATCTCGTTATTATCCTGCCCGTAACGGTCTTAATAATCGGGGCGCTGTGGGCACTAAAATCAAAGGTTCCCGAAAAGCTCAAAAAAATTGGAACCGCGGGTACTCTGGGCATCATGGCCCTAGTTTTTATAGGTCTGCTCTGGAAGTACAGCGGTACGTTTGAACTCCTCTCCGCTGGACTCACCACATTTGGAGGGGCGGCAACGGCAGAGATGTCAAAGCCAGAGTGGTGGGATATTAAGACGGCCTACCACGTGCTCCTGGTCTTCCCCCTGCTCTACCCCCTCTCCCTAAGGAAGCCCCGCCTATCCGACGCGTTTGCCCTCGGCTCTTCCCTTCCGCTCATTGTCCTGGCTGGTTACTGGACCAGGTTCCTTTTCATAGGGTCGCTTGGCCTGGCACTGCTTGGGGGGATTGGAGGGGCAGAGATCCTTAAGCTTACCCGCGAAAACGCACGCCCACTCGGGGCCCTCACACTCACAGCCCTGCTCCTCGTGGGAGGCTACCACTCAGTGAAAGCAACATATGAGGTGAAACCAATAGTAGATGAACACTGGGAAAATGCCCTGAAGTATCTTAGCGACATTTCGAACGAAAACGATATCGTGCTCACATGGTGGGATCACGGCCACTGGGTAACGTACTTCTCCCACAGGGCGGCGGTTGCCCAGGGAACACCGAGCGAACTGGTCTCGAAGTTCTACTTAGGGAAAACAACAAAGGAAAACCTCCTGGAGCTTGGGGTGGACTACATCACGGTCTCCTTTGACACTATGCTAAAGTGGGAGTCAGTTAAGGCGACAGCCGGCCGAACAAACGGCTACGTCCTGATTGTCATGCCCTTCGTGGGAACCTACGGCGACACCGCACTGTTCCAGAACGGAAACTACCAAGCGGCTGTTAGGAAAAATGGGGTGGCTTGGAACGTCCTTGTGAACGCCGCAGGAGCCCAGTTCATACCCAAAGAAACGTGGATAGAAGACAAAAACGGCGTCTACCTGGCAAACGTAACCGGCGAAAAAGCTGGCAATGCCTACCTCTATGTCAACCTGAACTACGGCTACGCTGTGCTGATGGATGGGGACACGTTTAAGACGCCTTTCGCCCGGCTCATGTTCACGAATGACTACCCCCAGGATTACGAGCTCGTTTACACGGATGGTGGGATGGTTAAGGTATTCGGGCTTCTCCACCCAAACGTCGCCCTCGTCCGCGAAGACGAACCAGTTCTCAGGTTTGAAAACGCAACCGGCGACACGCTGAGGATATACGGCTACACCGACAATGGGGAGAGGGTGTTCTACCAGGTTTACAACGTCTCGGGAATGAGAGAGTTCAGGATACCCCCAGATGTCAAGGGAGCCGTGATCAGATACACGTACCTCAAGGGCGACCGCATTCTGGACAGAGGCGTCTTCAGGAGGTCAGACGGGTGGAGCTGA
- a CDS encoding glycosyltransferase family 4 protein — translation MRVLIVSPYFPPEGGGLESYALTMVEDLVEEHEVRVLCMSRFKSSRENLSVKGKTVQVERVKALVFLNTPVSLKFPLRLLSLVKEWRPDVIVAHTPVPFAADTAAFASFLLGTPLVVVYHTLGLKKGSFLDVIASVYSKTIEMFTLSRARLLVAVSPSVKNYLRKKGFRSLIIPPRPKRELLEASLELAKKEKVVLFVGQLSRSYRFKNFELLLRAFAEASEGHSEWELWVVGGGDELPRYRALVAELGVGERVRFFGSVSDPKKLAWIYSKASIIVLPSSFESFGLVVLEGALFGAVPVVSQVVARNISPTYPRIGRASYVLRQKAELSSILNELFENPKTLKKLSAILSKSGGSEKLVKESECLRVLSELNLLEKF, via the coding sequence TTGCGGGTTCTCATCGTCTCCCCCTATTTTCCCCCGGAAGGTGGGGGCCTTGAGAGCTACGCCCTTACGATGGTCGAGGACCTCGTTGAAGAACATGAGGTAAGGGTTCTCTGCATGAGCAGGTTCAAATCGTCCCGCGAGAACCTCTCGGTGAAGGGAAAAACCGTACAGGTGGAGAGGGTGAAGGCCCTCGTGTTCTTGAACACTCCTGTGAGCCTAAAATTCCCCCTAAGGCTTCTCTCACTTGTTAAGGAGTGGCGGCCGGACGTTATCGTGGCGCATACCCCCGTCCCCTTCGCCGCTGACACGGCTGCGTTCGCCTCTTTTCTCCTCGGGACTCCTCTTGTTGTCGTTTACCACACCCTCGGCCTTAAAAAGGGCTCCTTCCTCGACGTAATCGCCTCGGTGTACTCAAAGACGATAGAAATGTTTACGCTCTCCAGGGCCCGTCTCCTTGTGGCCGTCTCTCCCTCCGTTAAGAATTACCTGCGAAAAAAAGGTTTTCGTTCTCTTATTATCCCCCCAAGACCCAAACGCGAACTTCTTGAGGCATCATTGGAGCTTGCGAAAAAAGAAAAAGTTGTTCTCTTCGTTGGTCAGCTTTCCCGTTCTTACCGCTTCAAGAACTTTGAGCTCCTCCTAAGGGCCTTTGCCGAGGCTTCGGAGGGCCATTCCGAGTGGGAGCTCTGGGTCGTGGGGGGCGGTGATGAGCTGCCCCGCTACCGTGCCCTGGTAGCGGAGCTCGGAGTGGGTGAAAGGGTGAGGTTTTTTGGTTCGGTTTCCGATCCCAAAAAACTCGCCTGGATATACTCAAAGGCCTCGATCATAGTTCTCCCTTCTTCTTTTGAGTCGTTCGGCCTCGTCGTTCTTGAAGGTGCACTGTTTGGTGCTGTTCCAGTCGTTTCGCAGGTAGTTGCTCGGAACATTTCTCCAACCTATCCGAGGATTGGCAGAGCTTCGTACGTGTTACGGCAAAAGGCGGAGCTTTCTTCGATATTAAACGAGCTGTTTGAGAATCCAAAAACTTTAAAAAAGCTTTCAGCGATTCTATCAAAGAGTGGAGGATCTGAAAAACTCGTTAAAGAGTCTGAATGCCTTAGAGTTCTTTCAGAGCTTAATCTTTTGGAAAAATTTTGA
- a CDS encoding DMT family transporter: MNRSELILLGITAIWGFTFPAMKVSLNYLPPILFLAYRFGIASLIMLLLFRSKALKKETLREGFLLGITLFFGHGFQIVGLEYTTASNSAFITSLYVVFTPFIAYPLLGERVKLRDGLSLAIALTGLYLISGASTSINYGDLLTALCALSFAFQIVLVQRFGEKDYLSLAFWQIFWNFVFSLTFALAFEPRVFPRELPPWLGLLYTTLFGTVIAFTLQVKYQKHTTAYKAALIYSMEPVFGSLSAFLVLDERFTKRALAGAFLIMAGVWNEIRKN; this comes from the coding sequence ATGAACCGCTCGGAGCTCATACTCCTCGGCATCACGGCGATATGGGGGTTTACGTTCCCTGCAATGAAGGTTAGCTTGAATTATCTACCACCAATTCTCTTCCTTGCCTATCGCTTTGGTATCGCATCGCTCATCATGCTCCTGCTCTTCCGTTCAAAAGCCCTAAAGAAAGAAACCCTGCGTGAGGGCTTCCTCCTCGGCATCACACTTTTCTTCGGTCACGGCTTCCAGATTGTTGGCCTTGAGTACACCACCGCGTCAAACTCGGCGTTTATAACATCCCTCTACGTCGTCTTCACGCCATTCATAGCATACCCCCTCCTCGGCGAGAGGGTCAAGCTCAGGGATGGCCTGTCGCTTGCCATAGCTCTCACAGGCCTCTACCTTATCTCCGGAGCCAGCACAAGCATAAACTACGGTGACCTCCTAACAGCCCTTTGCGCCCTCAGCTTCGCATTCCAGATAGTCCTCGTTCAGCGCTTTGGCGAGAAGGATTACCTCAGCCTGGCCTTCTGGCAGATTTTCTGGAACTTCGTGTTTTCCCTAACCTTCGCTCTGGCATTTGAGCCCAGGGTTTTCCCCCGCGAGTTACCTCCCTGGCTTGGACTGCTCTACACGACCCTCTTTGGAACGGTTATAGCGTTCACCCTCCAGGTTAAGTACCAGAAGCACACGACGGCCTACAAGGCGGCGCTCATCTATTCGATGGAGCCAGTATTCGGCTCCCTATCGGCGTTCCTGGTTCTCGACGAGAGGTTCACGAAGAGGGCTTTAGCGGGCGCATTCCTCATCATGGCGGGTGTGTGGAACGAGATAAGGAAAAACTAA
- a CDS encoding 4Fe-4S dicluster domain-containing protein, producing MGEEATERLWILVTPERCSGCRLCEVACSLEHEGIIWPEASRIRVFETLPGINVPHTCVQCPDYPCVNACKFGALSVDEKTGAVLVDEEKCTECGACVLACPGSVPRIPAGKGSVVICDLCGGEPKCVEVCHEAGHDALKLVKGDYRSVFRTFAKDPLEKSYDVAKKVFGEEFLG from the coding sequence ATGGGTGAGGAAGCCACCGAGAGGTTATGGATTCTGGTGACTCCCGAAAGGTGCAGCGGCTGCCGGCTGTGCGAGGTTGCCTGTTCTCTGGAGCACGAGGGGATCATATGGCCGGAGGCTTCGCGCATAAGGGTCTTTGAGACACTGCCCGGCATCAACGTTCCCCACACCTGCGTCCAGTGTCCGGACTACCCGTGTGTTAATGCCTGCAAGTTCGGCGCGCTGAGCGTTGATGAAAAAACCGGCGCGGTGCTCGTGGACGAAGAGAAGTGTACCGAGTGCGGGGCGTGCGTTCTAGCGTGTCCCGGTAGCGTGCCGAGGATTCCTGCCGGCAAGGGCAGTGTTGTCATATGCGACCTCTGTGGAGGAGAGCCGAAGTGCGTCGAGGTATGCCACGAGGCGGGACATGACGCGTTAAAGCTCGTCAAGGGAGACTACAGATCCGTTTTCAGGACGTTCGCCAAAGATCCGCTGGAGAAGAGCTACGACGTGGCGAAAAAGGTCTTTGGAGAAGAGTTCTTGGGGTGA